The following proteins are co-located in the Fimbriiglobus ruber genome:
- the rpe gene encoding ribulose-phosphate 3-epimerase — protein sequence MTAIAPSILAADFSRLGDLVREVDRAGADRIHIDVMDGHFVPNLSMGSVVVKGLRPVTQKSLEVHLMVQDPGKFLEGFLTAGADRVIFHLEVEPDPRPLISRIHQAGKKAGLAFNPDKPVDEIAPFLGLVDLALCMTVFPGFGGQAFISSSIDRVRQLRELIKTHNPTCDLEVDGGIDAVTAPGVVAAGANVLVAGTAIFGAKDGPTAAVKHLADLAAHAAKSWA from the coding sequence ATGACCGCCATCGCGCCGTCGATCCTGGCCGCCGATTTCTCCCGCCTGGGTGATCTCGTTCGCGAAGTCGATCGGGCCGGCGCCGACCGCATTCACATCGACGTGATGGACGGCCACTTCGTCCCGAACCTGAGCATGGGCTCGGTCGTGGTCAAGGGGCTTCGGCCGGTCACGCAGAAGAGCCTCGAAGTCCATCTGATGGTGCAAGACCCGGGCAAGTTCCTCGAAGGGTTTTTGACCGCCGGCGCGGATCGGGTGATCTTCCACCTCGAAGTCGAGCCGGACCCGCGTCCGCTGATTTCTCGGATTCATCAGGCCGGTAAGAAAGCGGGTCTCGCTTTCAACCCGGACAAACCCGTCGACGAAATCGCGCCTTTCCTGGGCCTTGTTGACTTGGCGCTGTGTATGACCGTGTTCCCCGGGTTCGGCGGCCAGGCGTTCATTTCTTCGAGCATCGATCGCGTCCGACAGTTGCGCGAGCTCATCAAGACTCACAACCCGACTTGCGATCTCGAAGTGGACGGCGGCATCGACGCGGTGACTGCCCCCGGTGTTGTCGCCGCCGGTGCGAACGTACTCGTTGCAGGGACCGCAATTTTCGGGGCCAAAGACGGCCCGACCGCGGCCGTGAAGCACCTCGCCGACCTCGCGGCTCACGCGGCCAAATCGTGGGCATAA
- a CDS encoding BBP7 family outer membrane beta-barrel protein, which translates to MRGRWWSAIGGVWSAAGVALAQPAPQFPPPPPATCADTCPGVPCTDLPPLLPVPDRTAPCRPPPSRQRRSGTDVEYDRSLLYLPDAKPSPPSTSSLCLEPCESLPATPAERFWLNKSVLLGWSSRAAMPSTLASPVPGIPGGIGFGPEPSQTPRPGFVIRAGYWFDPSATRAIDAGVLYLAEGYMRYPAAPIVSPTGLGYATADVATRYISADVNYRRNLYKSNGFELDGLVGYRFADFGETATLGVVAPLPGIGPVPLASYGNARTQFHGGQVGLSSLYSWEKWSVGLTGKIAFGAAIEDADVSGAARTLLAGVPNGARFYPGVSETRVAFLPAVAFNIGRQITDHSRLFVGYNFQYLSRAVRATDALAPLSAAAPDRGDVWVQGVSVGLELKY; encoded by the coding sequence ATGCGCGGGCGCTGGTGGTCGGCAATCGGCGGTGTGTGGTCCGCGGCCGGCGTGGCACTCGCGCAACCTGCCCCACAATTCCCGCCACCGCCGCCGGCGACCTGTGCGGACACCTGTCCCGGGGTTCCCTGTACGGACCTGCCGCCACTGCTACCGGTTCCGGACCGAACTGCCCCGTGCCGGCCGCCGCCCTCGCGCCAGCGCCGTTCGGGTACAGACGTCGAATACGACCGCTCTTTGTTGTACCTGCCGGACGCGAAACCGAGTCCGCCTTCAACATCATCTCTCTGCCTCGAACCGTGCGAGTCTCTGCCGGCCACGCCGGCGGAGCGGTTTTGGCTCAATAAAAGTGTGCTGCTCGGGTGGTCATCGCGGGCCGCGATGCCGTCCACGCTCGCCTCGCCCGTGCCGGGAATTCCCGGCGGGATCGGCTTCGGCCCCGAGCCCTCGCAGACCCCCCGACCCGGCTTCGTCATCAGGGCGGGGTACTGGTTCGATCCATCCGCGACCCGGGCAATCGACGCCGGCGTGCTTTACCTGGCCGAAGGCTACATGCGCTACCCCGCCGCCCCGATCGTCAGTCCGACCGGTCTCGGGTATGCGACGGCCGACGTTGCCACGCGCTACATCAGTGCCGACGTGAATTATCGCAGGAATCTGTACAAGAGTAACGGCTTCGAACTGGACGGGTTGGTCGGCTACCGGTTCGCCGACTTCGGCGAGACGGCCACCCTCGGCGTCGTCGCCCCGCTGCCGGGAATCGGCCCGGTCCCTCTCGCGAGTTACGGCAACGCCCGGACGCAGTTCCACGGCGGGCAAGTCGGGCTCTCCAGCCTGTATTCGTGGGAGAAATGGTCGGTCGGGCTGACGGGCAAGATCGCCTTCGGTGCCGCGATCGAGGACGCCGACGTCAGCGGGGCGGCGCGAACTTTGTTGGCCGGCGTCCCGAACGGAGCCCGGTTTTACCCGGGCGTGAGTGAAACGCGGGTCGCGTTCTTGCCGGCGGTCGCGTTCAACATCGGCCGCCAAATCACGGACCACAGCCGGCTGTTTGTCGGCTACAACTTCCAGTATCTGAGCCGGGCAGTCCGGGCGACGGACGCCCTCGCGCCATTATCTGCTGCTGCACCGGATCGTGGTGACGTCTGGGTTCAGGGCGTGAGTGTCGGCTTGGAGTTAAAATACTGA
- a CDS encoding DUF1571 domain-containing protein, with protein MARHTFLLPFVGAVCLAAAPSPPCPPVPEPRPTELVSSAGDFTLPTADEFGRLARTDPIAMLDAARRRFRAEVKTYRATLVKQERVAGTLNPPEEILIAGREEPFAVLLLWRTGARSVFGFPVEGTLFAAGENNGKMVVWRPAALLRTIDIPPTDGQARAASRYSVAEAGLYHAVDRTYRAWEAARHRGRFSCEYLGTRPVASVGGRVCHVVRRTCDPPELDAFASTDPPPDADSRPADAHKTITVTVDAETWLQVGSELRRADGELVGVYDFRDVELNPSFTPTQFKTTSLKK; from the coding sequence ATGGCCCGACACACTTTCCTCCTGCCGTTCGTCGGGGCTGTCTGCCTGGCGGCCGCACCTTCGCCACCCTGTCCGCCGGTCCCCGAACCTCGGCCCACGGAACTCGTCTCCTCCGCCGGAGATTTCACCCTCCCGACTGCCGACGAGTTCGGCCGCCTCGCCCGGACGGACCCGATCGCGATGCTCGACGCGGCCCGCCGGCGATTCCGGGCCGAGGTCAAGACTTACCGCGCGACCCTCGTGAAACAAGAACGGGTGGCCGGCACTCTGAACCCGCCCGAGGAAATTCTGATCGCGGGCCGCGAAGAGCCGTTCGCGGTTCTCTTATTGTGGCGGACGGGAGCCCGCTCGGTCTTCGGGTTCCCGGTCGAGGGGACGCTGTTCGCCGCCGGGGAAAACAACGGAAAAATGGTCGTGTGGCGGCCGGCCGCGCTCCTTCGCACCATCGACATCCCGCCGACGGACGGACAGGCCCGGGCCGCGTCCCGGTACTCGGTCGCGGAAGCGGGATTGTATCACGCGGTCGACCGCACGTACCGGGCGTGGGAGGCGGCCCGGCACCGCGGGCGGTTTAGCTGCGAATACCTCGGAACGCGCCCCGTCGCCTCGGTCGGGGGGCGCGTCTGCCACGTCGTCCGCCGCACGTGCGACCCGCCCGAACTGGACGCCTTCGCCTCGACCGACCCGCCCCCGGACGCCGACTCCCGTCCGGCCGACGCGCACAAGACGATCACGGTGACGGTCGACGCGGAAACCTGGCTCCAGGTCGGGTCCGAACTCCGCCGGGCCGACGGGGAACTGGTCGGCGTTTACGACTTCCGGGACGTCGAACTCAACCCGTCGTTTACGCCGACCCAGTTCAAAACGACTTCGTTGAAGAAGTAG
- a CDS encoding PAS domain-containing hybrid sensor histidine kinase/response regulator, with the protein MFEVTPNELSRMWAARAIPFVEEDEPAFYQSVEAALARHAAWSHEFHTRGKRTGRIAWFQLHAFPSPTTVDDSERRWTLFVVDITPLKETKARLRQAYQTLSSHIDNTPLAVIEWDREFRVRRWSGQATAIFGWTSDEVIGKHPSEWRFIHVEDASYIAGMLDKFHAHVEPRNVIVNRNYHKSGAVLVCEWHNSALTTESGETWSVLSLVLDVTERSRAADELAKSEERLRASLRSAGMLGWEYDVARMVTVFSGDFAVFHGIPHPGEPLTPDRAILSVHPEDRERVQNETSRAALCGGEIQIEFRGPAPAVDGRPRWFESRATVVKDQHGQLERIVGVTAEVTARKRAEEERAALDKELQVARQRESLGLLAGGIAHDFNNILTVILGNAGLIGTAAAGGVPVGEFVQQIETACHRAAELCKQMSAFAGVGRFLVQQIDLNRVIREATTMLRMAAGHRARVVLELSPAPLPRISADPLQIRQLLHNLVVNASEALGAGTGDVRLATADVVVPGQGEWEVRYSPSPKPGRAVLLTVSDSGHGMTAEVLSRAFEPFYSTKFTGRGLGLPAVQGIARSHRASVGIQSTPFTGTRVEILFPADVVVRLPAGSARLVAPTADTPAWRGTGKVLVADDEPNVRELAASVLEEIGFEVVAADDGARALAAFRVNPSNFRLAVLDLVMPGMSGTELMAAIRALIPDLPVVIMSGFANTLPEPARDDATAPVLLDKPFRIEHFIEAVRTAYTSRKVVHPGDTRSESTSSTKSF; encoded by the coding sequence TTGTTCGAGGTCACCCCAAACGAACTGTCGCGGATGTGGGCCGCGCGCGCCATCCCGTTCGTGGAAGAAGACGAGCCGGCGTTTTATCAGTCGGTGGAGGCGGCCCTCGCCCGGCACGCGGCCTGGTCGCACGAATTCCACACCCGGGGAAAGCGAACGGGGCGGATCGCGTGGTTCCAGCTTCACGCATTTCCGTCCCCGACCACCGTGGACGATTCCGAGCGCCGGTGGACGCTGTTCGTCGTCGACATTACACCGCTTAAAGAAACCAAAGCACGACTCCGCCAGGCGTACCAGACGCTCTCCTCGCACATCGACAACACCCCGCTGGCAGTGATCGAGTGGGACCGGGAATTCCGCGTCCGCCGGTGGTCCGGTCAGGCGACGGCGATATTCGGCTGGACGTCCGACGAGGTGATCGGGAAGCACCCCAGCGAGTGGCGGTTCATTCACGTTGAGGACGCTTCTTACATCGCGGGCATGTTGGATAAATTCCACGCGCACGTCGAACCCCGAAACGTCATCGTCAACCGGAATTATCACAAGTCCGGGGCCGTTCTGGTCTGCGAGTGGCACAACTCCGCCCTCACGACGGAGTCGGGCGAGACGTGGTCGGTTCTGTCCCTCGTGTTGGACGTCACCGAACGGTCGCGGGCGGCGGACGAACTGGCGAAAAGTGAGGAGCGGTTGCGGGCCTCGCTCCGCTCCGCCGGCATGCTCGGGTGGGAATACGATGTCGCCCGGATGGTCACGGTTTTTTCCGGCGACTTCGCGGTCTTTCACGGCATCCCGCACCCGGGCGAACCGCTCACCCCGGACCGGGCGATTCTATCGGTTCACCCGGAAGACCGCGAGCGCGTGCAAAACGAGACGAGCCGCGCGGCCCTCTGTGGGGGCGAAATTCAGATCGAATTCCGCGGGCCCGCACCCGCGGTGGACGGCCGCCCGCGGTGGTTCGAGTCGCGGGCGACCGTCGTCAAAGACCAGCACGGGCAACTGGAACGGATCGTCGGCGTCACCGCCGAAGTCACGGCCCGAAAGCGGGCGGAAGAAGAACGAGCCGCGCTGGATAAGGAACTCCAGGTGGCCCGCCAGCGCGAGAGCCTCGGGCTGTTGGCGGGCGGCATCGCGCACGACTTCAACAACATCCTCACGGTCATCCTCGGGAACGCCGGCTTGATCGGGACGGCCGCCGCGGGCGGGGTTCCCGTCGGGGAGTTCGTGCAGCAGATCGAAACAGCCTGCCACCGCGCGGCGGAATTGTGCAAGCAAATGTCGGCGTTCGCCGGAGTCGGGCGGTTCCTGGTCCAGCAGATCGACCTCAACCGCGTGATCCGGGAGGCGACCACGATGCTCCGGATGGCCGCCGGCCACCGCGCCCGGGTGGTTTTGGAACTGTCCCCCGCGCCCTTGCCCCGCATCTCCGCGGACCCGCTCCAGATTCGCCAGCTCTTGCACAACTTGGTCGTCAACGCGAGTGAAGCACTCGGCGCGGGCACCGGCGACGTCCGCCTCGCGACGGCCGACGTCGTGGTCCCCGGCCAGGGGGAGTGGGAGGTGCGGTACTCGCCGTCCCCGAAACCGGGCCGGGCCGTCCTGCTCACCGTGTCCGACTCCGGGCACGGCATGACCGCAGAGGTGCTGTCGCGGGCCTTCGAGCCGTTCTATTCGACGAAGTTTACCGGCCGCGGGCTCGGCCTGCCGGCGGTCCAGGGGATCGCCCGATCTCACCGGGCGTCCGTCGGAATCCAGTCGACGCCGTTCACCGGCACCCGGGTCGAAATCCTGTTCCCGGCGGACGTGGTGGTCCGGTTGCCGGCGGGCAGCGCCCGGTTGGTCGCCCCGACCGCGGACACCCCGGCGTGGCGCGGGACCGGGAAGGTACTCGTGGCCGACGACGAACCGAACGTCCGGGAACTCGCGGCTTCGGTACTGGAAGAGATCGGGTTTGAAGTGGTGGCGGCGGACGACGGCGCCCGCGCCCTGGCCGCGTTCCGCGTCAACCCGTCCAACTTCCGCCTCGCCGTCCTCGACCTGGTGATGCCCGGGATGTCAGGAACCGAACTGATGGCGGCGATCCGGGCCTTGATCCCGGACCTGCCCGTCGTCATCATGAGCGGCTTCGCCAACACGCTCCCCGAACCCGCCAGGGACGACGCGACCGCACCCGTTTTGCTGGACAAGCCCTTTCGCATCGAACACTTTATCGAAGCCGTCCGGACGGCGTACACGTCGCGAAAGGTGGTCCACCCCGGCGACACGCGTTCGGAGTCTACTTCTTCAACGAAGTCGTTTTGA
- a CDS encoding cis-3-hydroxy-L-proline dehydratase produces MRITRITAYKVDLPLCEGSYKWSGGKSISVFDSTVVRVDTDAGVTGWAETCPLGAFYLPSYPSGVRAGIAELGPHLIGEDPLELMKLNRRMDAAMKGHAYVKTAIDIACWDILGKVTGLPICTLLGGRYGEDVVLYRAISQESPDAMAARVAGYRAEGYRRFQLKVGGDADVDIERIRAVAAQLKPGDRLVADANTGWLMHDALRVVRAVRDVDVYIEQPCLTYEECLTVRRHTDHPFVLDEVVDSVDILVRGHADRAMDVVNIKISKLGGLTKAKQLRDLCVSLGVAMTLEDTWGSDFATAAIAHFAHSTPTEFLFTTTDFNSYVTVSNGDGAPKRHNGRMAAPTVPGLGVVPKMDVLGKPVLEIA; encoded by the coding sequence ATGCGCATCACACGGATCACCGCTTACAAAGTCGACCTGCCGCTGTGCGAAGGCAGTTACAAGTGGTCCGGCGGGAAATCGATCTCCGTTTTCGACAGCACCGTCGTCCGCGTGGACACCGACGCGGGCGTGACCGGCTGGGCCGAGACCTGTCCGCTCGGGGCGTTTTACCTCCCGTCGTACCCGAGCGGCGTCCGCGCCGGCATCGCCGAACTCGGCCCGCATTTGATCGGCGAGGACCCCCTCGAACTGATGAAACTGAATCGCCGCATGGACGCCGCGATGAAGGGGCACGCCTACGTCAAGACCGCCATCGACATCGCCTGCTGGGACATCCTCGGCAAAGTGACCGGGCTACCCATCTGCACGCTACTCGGCGGTCGGTACGGCGAGGACGTCGTTCTCTACCGCGCCATCTCACAGGAGTCGCCGGACGCGATGGCCGCGCGGGTGGCCGGGTATCGGGCGGAAGGGTACCGGCGGTTCCAGCTCAAAGTCGGCGGGGACGCAGACGTCGACATCGAACGCATCCGCGCCGTCGCCGCCCAACTCAAACCCGGCGACCGCCTCGTTGCGGACGCCAACACCGGCTGGCTGATGCACGACGCGCTCCGCGTCGTCCGGGCGGTCCGCGACGTGGACGTTTACATCGAACAGCCGTGCCTGACCTACGAAGAGTGCCTGACCGTCCGCCGCCACACGGACCACCCGTTCGTACTCGACGAGGTGGTCGATTCGGTGGACATTCTGGTTCGAGGCCACGCCGACCGGGCGATGGACGTGGTGAACATCAAGATCAGCAAACTCGGCGGACTCACCAAAGCGAAGCAGCTCCGCGACCTCTGCGTATCGTTGGGGGTGGCCATGACGCTCGAAGACACCTGGGGCAGCGACTTCGCCACCGCCGCCATCGCCCACTTCGCGCACAGCACGCCGACCGAATTCCTGTTCACGACCACCGACTTCAACAGCTACGTGACCGTCAGCAACGGGGACGGTGCCCCCAAGCGTCACAACGGCCGCATGGCCGCCCCGACAGTCCCCGGGCTCGGCGTCGTGCCGAAAATGGACGTACTCGGGAAGCCCGTCCTGGAAATCGCGTGA
- a CDS encoding 3'(2'),5'-bisphosphate nucleotidase CysQ family protein, whose product MPYERELKEAFAAAELAGRYVKAEYESFVPIPNAPATFSTHVDRESQEIILKYLRAAFPEDGLVAEERTPTLDQGPKGTDRVWIVDPIDGSRGFAMKNGEFSVMIGFAVGGQAVLGVVLEPVLDRVTYATAGGGCWVVSGAGEPTRCRVTERPTMDGLVVVVSHLKPGKPSRIVTGLNPARVVETFSAGIKLAMVARGDVDVYVNNYPNFHDWDVCAGHVLVEEAGGRVTETSGAPIVYGHGEKAQRLGMIATNGRVHDEVSKRMMAK is encoded by the coding sequence ATGCCATACGAACGCGAGTTGAAGGAAGCATTCGCCGCCGCAGAGCTGGCCGGCCGGTACGTGAAAGCCGAGTACGAGAGCTTCGTGCCCATCCCGAACGCCCCGGCCACGTTCAGTACACACGTCGACCGCGAATCCCAAGAAATCATTCTGAAATACCTCCGGGCCGCGTTTCCCGAAGACGGCCTGGTAGCCGAAGAGCGGACGCCCACGCTCGACCAGGGACCCAAAGGCACCGATCGCGTCTGGATCGTCGACCCGATCGACGGGTCGCGCGGGTTCGCCATGAAGAACGGCGAGTTTTCCGTAATGATCGGCTTCGCCGTCGGCGGCCAGGCGGTCCTCGGCGTGGTCCTGGAACCAGTCCTCGATCGCGTCACGTATGCGACCGCTGGCGGCGGGTGCTGGGTGGTGAGCGGGGCAGGGGAGCCGACCCGGTGCCGGGTGACCGAGCGGCCGACGATGGACGGACTAGTGGTCGTGGTGAGCCACTTGAAGCCGGGCAAGCCGTCGCGGATCGTGACGGGGTTAAACCCGGCCCGGGTGGTCGAAACCTTCTCGGCCGGGATCAAGCTCGCGATGGTCGCGCGGGGCGACGTCGACGTGTACGTCAACAACTACCCGAACTTCCACGACTGGGACGTCTGTGCGGGCCACGTTCTCGTCGAGGAGGCGGGCGGGCGGGTCACAGAAACGTCGGGAGCCCCGATCGTTTACGGGCACGGCGAAAAAGCCCAGCGACTCGGGATGATCGCGACCAACGGCCGCGTCCACGACGAGGTGTCGAAGCGGATGATGGCGAAGTAA
- a CDS encoding ABC transporter transmembrane domain-containing protein, whose translation MFLNTAAHGAAVATVDAATRLRRAIHMHGYRLAAVAVRPEARDEAGELITRRVEQVRDGLQAYLTAGIRGPVLTVLLLAILLLTHLWLTVCLLALAAAVWLVAGQAAVWFRRDARRAERRTEARLGMMRESLSQVQLVKAYLMDRFSQTRLERHLTDLSKSEWRRQRGDAISRPTLYAIVGLVGVTMLYLSGRVVMGGEMSVAGLIVKAAALGALVYGVNRWIAARVRITRAREAAADVIEFLGRRGEAGQGIDAEFLPPMTRKLEFVGVSLREAGTGRMILEDVNLVLPALTRGAVVFGDADEARSLALLITRFLEPTAGEVRIDGKNTRWVTSESVRTQVALVLEQSLTFTDTVANNIGCGEPGFSLPRIVEAAKLAHVHQFVQRMPYGYETVIGDGGVSLRPGSGSGSRWPAPCSATRPSSSSRNRPSRSTWTASSSSKTRSREFGRPGLYYSWPGGRRRSRPRTACTCCRRARSSPPAATTSCWPGANRTGR comes from the coding sequence TTGTTCCTGAACACGGCCGCCCACGGCGCGGCCGTCGCGACGGTCGACGCCGCGACCCGGCTCCGGCGCGCGATTCACATGCACGGGTATCGGCTGGCCGCGGTCGCCGTTCGGCCCGAAGCCCGCGACGAGGCGGGCGAACTGATCACCCGGCGGGTCGAACAAGTCCGCGACGGCTTGCAGGCGTACTTGACCGCCGGAATCCGCGGGCCGGTGTTGACCGTCCTGTTGTTGGCCATCCTGCTGCTGACCCACCTCTGGCTGACCGTCTGCTTGCTCGCGTTGGCTGCTGCCGTCTGGCTGGTCGCCGGGCAGGCGGCGGTCTGGTTCCGCCGGGACGCGCGCCGCGCGGAGCGGCGGACCGAAGCCCGGCTCGGGATGATGCGCGAGTCGCTATCGCAGGTGCAGCTCGTGAAAGCATATTTGATGGACCGGTTCAGCCAGACCCGGCTGGAACGGCACCTGACGGATCTCTCGAAATCGGAGTGGCGCCGCCAACGGGGCGACGCCATTTCACGGCCGACGCTGTACGCGATCGTCGGCCTCGTCGGCGTGACCATGCTGTACCTATCCGGACGGGTGGTCATGGGCGGGGAAATGAGTGTGGCGGGGTTGATCGTCAAGGCGGCTGCCCTCGGCGCGCTGGTGTACGGCGTGAACCGGTGGATCGCCGCCCGCGTCCGCATCACCCGCGCCCGCGAGGCGGCGGCCGACGTGATCGAGTTCCTCGGCCGGCGGGGCGAAGCGGGGCAGGGGATCGACGCCGAGTTCCTGCCGCCCATGACCCGGAAGCTCGAATTCGTCGGCGTCAGTCTCCGCGAGGCGGGGACGGGGCGCATGATTCTCGAAGACGTGAACCTCGTACTGCCCGCCTTGACGCGCGGCGCGGTGGTGTTCGGCGACGCGGACGAAGCCCGGTCGCTGGCGCTGTTGATTACCCGCTTTCTGGAGCCGACCGCGGGCGAAGTTCGGATCGACGGAAAGAACACCCGCTGGGTGACGTCCGAATCCGTCCGCACCCAGGTCGCGCTCGTTTTGGAGCAGTCGCTGACGTTCACCGACACGGTCGCGAACAACATCGGCTGCGGCGAGCCGGGGTTTTCCCTGCCGCGGATCGTCGAGGCCGCCAAACTGGCCCACGTTCACCAGTTCGTGCAACGAATGCCGTACGGGTACGAGACAGTCATCGGCGACGGCGGCGTGTCGTTGCGGCCGGGCAGCGGTTCCGGATCGCGCTGGCCCGCGCCCTGCTCCGCGACCCGTCCCTCATCATCATCGAGGAACCGGCCGAGCCGCTCGACGTGGACAGCGTCGTCCTCATCGAAGACACGATCGCGCGAGTTCGGGCGACCCGGACTCTATTATTCCTGGCCCGGCGGACGGCGACGATCAAGGCCGCGGACCGCGTGTACGTGTTGCAGAAGGGCAAGATCATCGCCGCCGGCAGCCACGACGAGTTGCTGGCCGGGAGCGAATCGTACCGGGCGATGA
- a CDS encoding ABC transporter permease: MFSWLSNPNVLLGGLILAVAQVLAALPWLRAIDPRGFDKAAKTPAGVGYALGALIGIAVLFAGFVGYKGDSSSLQLYGRIYGAILHAQLLIDLFLIAPAVLTLILPKTGAVALAAYREGWRQPMFWLITIFGILLTWFAVILPYFTFGDDFKMMKQIGFDIVMLGAALFGVLASSISISEEIEGRTAITVMSKPINRRSFLAGKFLGILMACGGMSLILGLNLNAALLVMPEFDPINKDRAFDSMPVQAKEAIVPLIGKVMPPGPARTMAEGAGMWFGEIFAHTFGIGLGFGQVMILVAIATALATRMTFVVNLVICLVVFFLGHLAPVVVRVADEMRLKNPDNAALGLVGFLGNLFDTLLPALEFFNMGPAIIRDAPLDLWPFVGYVMTVLGYAVIYTLIALIVGLLLFEDRDLA; this comes from the coding sequence ATGTTTTCTTGGCTGTCCAACCCGAACGTGTTGCTCGGCGGGTTGATCCTGGCCGTCGCCCAAGTTCTCGCCGCCCTCCCGTGGCTCCGGGCCATCGACCCCCGCGGGTTCGACAAGGCGGCTAAAACGCCAGCCGGCGTAGGTTACGCCCTCGGCGCGCTAATCGGCATCGCCGTGTTGTTCGCCGGATTCGTCGGCTACAAAGGCGATTCGTCCAGCCTTCAGCTGTACGGCCGGATTTACGGGGCCATTTTGCACGCCCAGCTGCTGATCGACCTATTCCTCATTGCCCCGGCGGTACTCACGCTGATCCTGCCAAAGACCGGGGCTGTGGCACTGGCTGCTTACCGCGAGGGGTGGCGGCAGCCGATGTTCTGGTTAATTACCATATTCGGCATCCTGCTCACCTGGTTCGCGGTCATCCTGCCGTACTTCACGTTCGGCGACGACTTCAAGATGATGAAGCAGATCGGGTTCGACATCGTCATGCTGGGGGCCGCTCTGTTCGGCGTCCTCGCGTCGAGTATTTCGATCAGCGAAGAGATCGAAGGGCGGACGGCGATCACGGTGATGAGCAAGCCGATCAACCGCCGGTCGTTCCTCGCGGGCAAATTCCTGGGCATCCTGATGGCGTGCGGGGGGATGTCCCTGATCCTGGGACTCAACCTGAACGCGGCCCTGTTGGTCATGCCCGAGTTCGACCCCATCAACAAGGACCGGGCGTTCGACTCGATGCCCGTCCAGGCGAAAGAGGCGATCGTGCCCCTCATCGGCAAGGTCATGCCGCCCGGCCCGGCCAGGACGATGGCGGAAGGGGCCGGGATGTGGTTTGGTGAAATTTTCGCCCACACGTTCGGAATCGGCCTGGGGTTCGGCCAGGTGATGATCCTCGTCGCCATAGCGACCGCTCTGGCGACCCGGATGACCTTCGTCGTGAATCTGGTGATCTGCTTGGTGGTGTTCTTCCTCGGCCACCTTGCGCCCGTCGTGGTCCGTGTCGCGGACGAAATGCGCCTGAAGAATCCGGACAACGCCGCGCTCGGGCTGGTCGGGTTCCTGGGGAATCTCTTCGACACGCTGCTGCCGGCCCTGGAATTCTTCAACATGGGGCCGGCCATCATCCGCGACGCCCCGCTCGACCTGTGGCCGTTCGTCGGGTACGTCATGACCGTCCTCGGGTACGCGGTCATCTACACATTAATTGCGCTGATCGTGGGACTTCTCCTGTTCGAAGACCGGGACCTGGCCTGA